The following proteins are co-located in the Paenibacillus sp. JNUCC32 genome:
- a CDS encoding phage baseplate assembly protein V, translating into MSVIENLIRIGLVSSVNAKKHTVRVVFEDKDNLVSGDLPVIVPYSASAKAYRLPEVSESVLCVFRGNGIQNGFCLGSYYTDEDVPPVSNKDQIGTWFEDGSYVFYDQASGSLHVKAAGNVRIEGDLTVTGSITSESLQTKSIMTDSITRAGEAL; encoded by the coding sequence ATGAGCGTCATTGAAAATCTAATCCGCATTGGACTGGTTTCCTCTGTCAATGCGAAAAAGCATACCGTTCGAGTGGTGTTTGAGGACAAAGATAACCTGGTTTCGGGCGATCTTCCTGTTATTGTCCCATACAGCGCCAGTGCGAAAGCTTATCGGTTGCCGGAAGTCTCTGAGAGCGTCCTATGTGTTTTTCGCGGGAACGGCATACAGAATGGATTTTGCTTGGGTAGCTACTATACAGACGAGGACGTGCCTCCTGTCTCAAATAAAGATCAGATAGGGACTTGGTTTGAGGATGGAAGTTATGTCTTCTATGACCAGGCTTCAGGCAGTTTACACGTTAAAGCTGCCGGTAATGTTCGGATCGAAGGAGATCTAACGGTGACAGGCTCCATCACATCGGAATCGCTTCAGACGAAATCCATCATGACGGACTCAATCACACGGGCAGGTGAAGCGCTGTGA
- a CDS encoding phage tail protein, with amino-acid sequence MNKIGYLGDVVFVVSEKTLRTFNEFTRSSSSRWAKHEVLGKKPLSQWIGPGLDTVSFTMRFDAQYRMNPRKELDRLTALDRKGKALPLVVGGKGVGVGLWVITSLEQSWLNIDHLGNLLAATVNISLEEYVK; translated from the coding sequence GTGAACAAGATCGGATATTTAGGAGACGTTGTATTCGTCGTTTCAGAAAAAACGCTCAGAACCTTCAACGAATTCACACGAAGCAGCTCGTCACGTTGGGCCAAGCATGAAGTACTAGGCAAGAAACCATTATCCCAATGGATCGGACCGGGCTTGGATACAGTATCCTTTACGATGCGGTTCGATGCACAATATCGCATGAATCCACGCAAAGAATTAGACCGGTTGACGGCTTTAGATCGTAAAGGGAAGGCTTTACCATTAGTAGTTGGCGGAAAGGGCGTCGGCGTGGGATTATGGGTCATTACGTCCTTGGAACAATCATGGTTGAATATCGATCATCTTGGAAACCTCTTGGCCGCAACGGTGAATATCTCATTGGAGGAATACGTGAAATGA
- a CDS encoding baseplate assembly protein encodes MSEIKFIDDDPQVTINNILKMHEAITGRQLYPADPERLFILSLCEIIVQQKVLINEAAKQSLLRYATGEVLEAKGEMYDTARLQAEPSRTTVQFQLSMPLTSAVIIPAGTRVGPQGGGGELFFITVNVLEIKPGEVSGNVPAECSIPGIDGNGFLPGQLTELIDPIPFVQSVTNISESSGGAAVESDEAYRERIRTAPESFSVAGPDGAYEYWAKTASSAIIDVGVESPSPVEVVLIPLLVGGELPPQEVLDAVDAALNRKVRPLTDRVTVQPPEPVDYNIKLTYWISREKAADSAVIRSNVETAIAEYRLWQKSKLGRDINPSELIRRVMAAGALRLNVLEPSFTELTRMQVARESQVVFDFGGLADD; translated from the coding sequence ATGAGCGAGATTAAGTTCATAGACGATGACCCACAAGTGACCATAAACAACATTCTAAAGATGCACGAGGCGATAACCGGTCGGCAGCTGTACCCAGCTGATCCGGAACGCCTTTTTATTTTGTCGCTATGTGAGATTATTGTTCAGCAGAAAGTTTTAATCAATGAGGCGGCAAAGCAAAGTCTTTTACGGTATGCAACCGGGGAAGTGTTAGAGGCAAAGGGTGAAATGTATGATACAGCTCGCCTGCAAGCTGAGCCATCCAGGACAACGGTTCAGTTTCAGCTGTCCATGCCGTTAACATCGGCGGTTATCATTCCAGCAGGAACGAGAGTCGGCCCACAAGGCGGCGGAGGGGAGCTGTTCTTTATAACTGTTAACGTCCTGGAGATTAAGCCGGGCGAGGTATCCGGAAATGTTCCTGCTGAGTGTTCGATTCCTGGCATTGATGGCAACGGGTTTTTACCTGGGCAATTGACGGAGTTGATTGATCCTATTCCTTTTGTGCAAAGTGTAACGAACATATCTGAGAGCTCAGGCGGCGCTGCCGTTGAATCGGACGAGGCTTATCGCGAACGCATTCGGACTGCGCCCGAATCGTTTAGCGTAGCCGGACCGGATGGAGCATACGAGTATTGGGCGAAAACTGCAAGCTCAGCCATTATTGATGTTGGCGTTGAATCCCCTTCGCCTGTGGAAGTTGTATTGATTCCGTTATTGGTCGGTGGGGAGCTTCCGCCTCAAGAGGTTTTAGATGCCGTGGACGCTGCCTTGAATCGTAAGGTCCGACCCTTAACGGATCGTGTCACGGTCCAACCTCCGGAGCCTGTTGATTACAATATCAAATTAACCTACTGGATCAGTAGAGAGAAAGCAGCTGATTCAGCAGTCATACGGAGCAATGTCGAAACTGCCATAGCCGAATATCGCTTGTGGCAAAAATCCAAGCTTGGCCGGGATATCAATCCCTCGGAACTCATTCGGCGCGTTATGGCAGCTGGAGCCTTGCGATTGAATGTCTTAGAACCATCTTTCACCGAATTAACGAGGATGCAAGTAGCAAGAGAAAGCCAAGTCGTTTTTGATTTTGGAGGGCTGGCAGATGACTGA
- a CDS encoding lysozyme gives MSEYIVDMTMPAKMNFRPATLAEEIGQNIRTIVTTPYGSAPFARSIGLDYEMVDEPLPILKARMSGVITMAIAEQEPRAEITEILFHLNDQDKMNGRLLPIIKYRIAEGGDSE, from the coding sequence ATGAGCGAATACATTGTGGATATGACAATGCCAGCGAAGATGAATTTCCGTCCGGCCACCTTGGCCGAAGAGATCGGGCAAAACATCCGGACGATTGTAACAACGCCGTACGGATCAGCACCGTTTGCCCGATCAATTGGGTTGGATTATGAAATGGTTGATGAGCCACTGCCCATCCTGAAGGCAAGAATGAGCGGTGTAATCACGATGGCCATCGCCGAACAAGAGCCCAGGGCTGAAATTACAGAGATCCTTTTTCACCTTAATGACCAAGATAAGATGAACGGGCGTTTGCTGCCCATCATCAAGTATAGAATTGCCGAAGGAGGGGATTCCGAATGA
- a CDS encoding tail protein X: MTTYTTIQGDTWDGISFKVYGEEEHVTYLMRANPDYMRTTVFSGGITLMIPPYPVGQSSSLPPWKREG; this comes from the coding sequence ATGACGACGTACACAACCATACAGGGCGATACCTGGGACGGCATTTCCTTTAAAGTTTATGGCGAGGAAGAGCACGTTACCTACCTCATGCGAGCAAATCCGGATTATATGCGAACAACCGTGTTTTCAGGCGGAATCACATTGATGATTCCGCCTTACCCGGTTGGGCAATCCAGCAGTTTGCCACCGTGGAAAAGGGAGGGATAG
- a CDS encoding phage late control D family protein: MKTIEARRSELILSYNGYDLSLDITKGLLDFTYTDAPPGELDDLQINLQDRNNLWQSPDWMPLPGDSIKAEIRTHHWEKEGEVKKLPLGDFEVDSFQLTGAPDTVSIKGVSLGVGSSIRQEKRTKAWEKATLKTIAGEIAKRAGLKLSYNAPVNPTYDRLDQTEVSDLAFLFEQAKAEGLSVKISGKQLVLFDDFEFEKLPVVATFKRGRDRILSYDFNWSSSYASYVACEISYTQAKSKKTIKVKYTPPGAPKIGPILKINEQVDNEAEALRKARNALREKNREMGEASLSVVGDIRIAAGVTIQVEGFGTFDGKYLVVNVSHGIGSSGYVTNMTIRPVLGW; the protein is encoded by the coding sequence ATGAAAACGATCGAGGCGAGGCGTTCCGAGCTGATATTATCGTATAACGGATATGATCTTTCCTTGGATATCACCAAGGGCTTACTTGATTTCACGTACACGGATGCCCCTCCGGGGGAGCTGGATGACCTTCAGATTAATTTGCAGGATCGAAACAATCTTTGGCAAAGTCCAGATTGGATGCCCTTACCTGGTGACAGTATAAAAGCTGAAATCCGCACGCATCATTGGGAAAAAGAGGGGGAGGTCAAGAAGCTGCCGCTTGGTGATTTCGAAGTCGATTCATTTCAATTAACGGGCGCACCGGACACGGTATCCATCAAAGGAGTAAGCCTTGGGGTTGGCTCCAGTATTCGGCAGGAGAAACGAACAAAAGCATGGGAAAAAGCCACGCTAAAAACGATTGCGGGTGAGATTGCCAAACGGGCAGGGCTGAAGCTAAGCTATAACGCACCTGTAAATCCAACGTATGACAGGCTGGATCAAACGGAGGTCTCCGATCTAGCTTTTTTATTTGAACAAGCTAAAGCGGAAGGGCTGTCCGTCAAAATATCGGGTAAGCAGCTGGTGTTGTTCGATGATTTCGAATTCGAAAAATTGCCGGTAGTCGCTACCTTCAAGCGTGGGAGAGATCGAATTTTATCCTATGACTTTAATTGGAGCTCGTCGTATGCATCCTATGTCGCCTGCGAAATCAGCTATACCCAAGCTAAATCAAAGAAAACGATTAAAGTGAAGTATACGCCGCCCGGCGCTCCCAAAATCGGCCCTATCCTGAAAATTAACGAGCAAGTAGACAACGAAGCGGAGGCACTCCGAAAGGCAAGGAATGCGCTGCGCGAGAAGAATCGCGAGATGGGCGAAGCTAGTTTGAGTGTGGTTGGCGATATTCGTATCGCTGCCGGGGTAACGATCCAGGTCGAGGGTTTTGGTACGTTTGACGGCAAATATTTAGTAGTGAATGTAAGTCACGGGATCGGAAGTTCAGGCTATGTCACGAACATGACGATACGGCCAGTGTTGGGGTGGTAA